In the Clostridium beijerinckii genome, one interval contains:
- a CDS encoding flagellar motor protein produces MDIMTILSVLFAFICIIVGFIIEGGKPIALLQPTAAMIVIGGTLGAVGISFPSSTLKKFPKVLSIAFKKKEIDLKGYIDYFKGVSLKTRRDGLLSLESELTDDALDPFVKKGLQMVVDGIDPSSVKSILNTKLEQLSTRHENCIEMFTSAGGYAPTMGIVGTITSLVIILSALSDVAAMGEKIAVAFVATLYGLATANLFWLPIASKLREINKEEIAEKEMIIEAVLLIQEGVNPNTLVSKLVSYLTEDEAKDLEGI; encoded by the coding sequence ATGGATATTATGACAATTTTAAGTGTACTATTTGCATTTATTTGTATTATAGTAGGCTTTATTATTGAAGGGGGAAAACCCATAGCTTTACTGCAGCCAACTGCTGCAATGATAGTTATTGGTGGAACACTAGGTGCCGTAGGAATTTCATTTCCTTCCTCAACATTGAAGAAATTCCCGAAAGTATTATCAATAGCTTTCAAAAAGAAAGAGATTGATCTTAAGGGGTATATAGACTATTTCAAAGGAGTATCACTTAAAACAAGAAGAGATGGGCTTTTGAGTTTAGAATCTGAGCTAACAGATGATGCCTTAGATCCATTTGTAAAAAAAGGGCTACAAATGGTTGTGGATGGTATAGATCCATCCTCTGTGAAAAGCATCTTAAATACCAAGCTCGAACAGCTTTCTACAAGACATGAAAATTGTATTGAAATGTTCACCTCTGCAGGTGGCTATGCTCCTACTATGGGAATAGTAGGAACCATAACGAGTTTAGTTATAATATTGAGCGCTTTAAGTGATGTAGCTGCAATGGGTGAAAAAATTGCTGTTGCATTTGTAGCTACTCTATATGGTCTTGCTACAGCAAATCTTTTTTGGCTTCCTATAGCAAGTAAATTAAGAGAAATAAATAAAGAAGAGATTGCTGAAAAAGAAATGATCATTGAAGCAGTATTACTCATTCAAGAAGGAGTTAATCCAAATACCTTAGTGAGTAAACTTGTTAGTTATCTAACCGAAGATGAAGCTAAAGATTTAGAAGGAATTTAA
- a CDS encoding RluA family pseudouridine synthase, protein MEKNVFIVDEKDRGERIDKYLAEIFVDKSRSFIQGLIEKDGIKVNNKTPKSNYKLRALDEIEVTFSEPEVLKVEAEEIPINILYEDKDVVVVNKSQGMVVHPAPGNYNGTLVNALLYHCKDLSSINGIIRPGIVHRIDKDTSGVLVVAKNDEAHNKLSDQLKDHSMKREYYALVEGRLKNDKGIIDKPLARNKRDRLKIGIVEGGKRAVTHYEVLERFNGYTLIKCILETGRTHQIRVHMASIGFPLVGDPLYGFKKQRFKLKGQVLHAKTLGFVHPSKNEYMEFTTELPEYFQEIIEKLRNEVR, encoded by the coding sequence ATGGAGAAAAATGTTTTTATAGTTGATGAAAAAGATAGAGGAGAGCGAATCGATAAGTATTTAGCTGAAATTTTTGTTGATAAATCAAGATCTTTTATCCAAGGACTTATTGAAAAGGATGGTATTAAGGTTAATAATAAAACTCCTAAGAGTAATTATAAGCTAAGAGCTCTTGATGAAATAGAAGTAACATTTAGCGAACCTGAAGTATTAAAAGTAGAGGCTGAAGAAATACCTATTAATATACTTTATGAAGATAAAGATGTAGTTGTTGTTAATAAATCTCAGGGGATGGTTGTGCATCCTGCGCCTGGAAACTATAATGGAACGTTAGTTAATGCTCTGCTTTATCATTGTAAAGATTTATCGAGCATAAATGGAATTATAAGACCAGGAATAGTTCACAGAATTGATAAAGATACATCCGGAGTTCTGGTTGTAGCAAAAAATGATGAAGCTCATAATAAGCTTTCAGATCAATTAAAAGATCACTCAATGAAGAGAGAATATTATGCTTTGGTTGAAGGAAGACTAAAGAATGATAAAGGTATAATTGATAAACCTTTGGCTAGAAATAAGAGAGATAGATTAAAGATAGGAATTGTAGAGGGAGGCAAAAGAGCTGTAACACATTATGAAGTTTTAGAAAGATTCAATGGCTACACATTGATAAAATGTATATTAGAAACTGGAAGAACACATCAGATAAGAGTTCATATGGCATCTATCGGATTTCCGCTAGTTGGTGATCCTCTTTATGGATTTAAGAAACAAAGATTCAAATTGAAAGGTCAAGTGTTACATGCGAAGACATTAGGTTTTGTTCATCCAAGCAAAAATGAGTATATGGAATTCACAACAGAATTGCCAGAATACTTTCAAGAAATAATAGAAAAATTAAGAAATGAAGTAAGATAA
- the pyrR gene encoding bifunctional pyr operon transcriptional regulator/uracil phosphoribosyltransferase PyrR, with product MKLKSVLLDEKAVNRTLIRISHEIIERNKGIDELVLLGIKTRGYPLAKRIARYIKGIEGVDVPVGSVDITLYRDDLTKISEDLEIKNLDLGLEIKDKKIIIIDDVLYTCRTARAAIDAIMDVNRPRGIQLAVLIDRGHKELPIRADYVGKNIPTSKNEVIAVSLKEIDGEDSVKIFDK from the coding sequence ATGAAATTAAAATCAGTTTTATTAGATGAAAAAGCTGTTAATAGAACACTAATAAGAATTTCTCATGAAATAATTGAAAGAAATAAAGGAATAGATGAACTAGTTTTACTTGGAATTAAGACTAGAGGGTATCCGCTTGCAAAAAGAATTGCTAGGTATATAAAGGGAATAGAAGGGGTAGATGTTCCAGTTGGATCTGTAGATATAACATTGTACAGAGATGATTTAACTAAGATAAGTGAAGATTTAGAGATTAAGAATTTAGATTTAGGTCTTGAAATAAAAGATAAAAAGATAATTATAATTGATGATGTTTTATATACATGTAGGACAGCAAGAGCGGCTATAGATGCAATTATGGATGTAAATAGACCTAGAGGTATTCAATTAGCAGTTCTTATAGACAGAGGGCATAAAGAACTACCAATTAGAGCAGATTATGTGGGCAAAAATATTCCAACTTCTAAAAATGAGGTTATAGCAGTATCTCTAAAAGAAATTGATGGAGAAGATTCAGTGAAAATATTTGATAAATAG
- a CDS encoding THUMP domain-containing class I SAM-dependent RNA methyltransferase, producing the protein MYELIATSTFGIESITAKELRALGYEDLKIENGRVTFEGDEMDIAICNIHLRTADRVLIKMAEFEAKSFEELFQGTKKVEWSKIIPEDGVMHVVGKSIKSTLHSVPDCQSIVKKAVVKSMSESYGMETFSESGPVYKIEVAILKDRVTLTIDTTGPGLHKRGYRELAGAAPLKETLAASMLLISRWKDEFELIDPFCGSGTILIEAAMIAQNIAPGVNRSFVCETWPSITKDIFDSVREGAKKSEKNKDIKLIGYDIDYRVLKVAMENAKKAGVDKYIQFQKRDFMEFSTSRKYGFVVSNPPYGERIGEKEILPILYKHMGNAKKKLEDWDFNILTSFEPFEKTFRLKSTKNRKLYNGKIKCYYYQYFDNNKIKNAGDILINELIK; encoded by the coding sequence ATGTATGAGTTAATTGCAACAAGTACTTTCGGAATAGAAAGCATAACTGCAAAAGAATTAAGGGCACTTGGTTATGAAGATTTGAAAATTGAAAATGGAAGAGTAACTTTTGAGGGAGACGAAATGGATATAGCAATTTGCAATATTCACTTAAGAACTGCGGATAGAGTACTTATAAAAATGGCAGAATTTGAAGCTAAATCTTTCGAAGAACTTTTTCAAGGGACCAAAAAAGTAGAATGGAGTAAGATAATTCCTGAAGATGGAGTTATGCATGTTGTTGGCAAAAGTATTAAATCAACGCTTCATAGCGTTCCTGACTGCCAATCTATAGTTAAAAAAGCTGTTGTTAAAAGTATGAGTGAAAGCTATGGAATGGAGACATTCAGCGAAAGTGGACCAGTTTATAAAATAGAAGTAGCTATCTTAAAAGATAGAGTTACGCTTACTATAGATACAACAGGACCAGGATTACATAAAAGGGGTTATAGAGAACTTGCTGGAGCAGCACCATTAAAAGAAACTTTAGCAGCTTCAATGCTTCTAATCTCAAGATGGAAGGACGAGTTTGAATTAATAGATCCATTTTGTGGATCGGGGACAATCTTAATTGAAGCGGCTATGATAGCTCAAAATATTGCACCAGGAGTAAACAGAAGTTTTGTATGTGAAACATGGCCTTCAATTACTAAAGATATATTTGATTCAGTAAGAGAAGGTGCAAAGAAATCTGAAAAGAATAAGGATATAAAACTAATAGGATACGATATAGACTATAGAGTTCTTAAAGTTGCTATGGAAAATGCAAAAAAAGCAGGAGTTGATAAATATATACAATTTCAAAAAAGAGATTTTATGGAATTTTCAACTTCAAGAAAGTATGGATTTGTAGTTTCAAATCCACCATATGGAGAAAGAATCGGTGAGAAGGAAATATTACCTATACTATATAAACATATGGGAAATGCAAAGAAAAAGCTGGAAGATTGGGATTTTAACATATTAACATCCTTTGAGCCATTTGAAAAAACATTTAGATTAAAATCAACAAAGAATAGAAAATTATACAATGGAAAAATAAAATGTTATTATTATCAATACTTTGACAATAATAAAATTAAAAATGCTGGTGATATATTAATAAATGAATTAATAAAGTAA
- a CDS encoding MurR/RpiR family transcriptional regulator — translation MSEVYQKMAEKIPNMSKAQEKIAKYILAHPNSTPFLTVEKLAKLSGVSIATVTRFVIFLGYKGYPEFLKHTQESMQQQVSKAKRIRIDSDSSDSEERDIYNIFEDDVNNIKLTMEDLNIYELRKSVNLLLNAKRIYIVARRSSAVLGMFLKYYLDLMFNNVNLIEHIEQIPKQISGVNNEDVIIGITFEKYARSTVEIFTHLKRKGATTISITDSMLSPLVPYSDITLTAISKGTRFIESFAAPLSLINALIASIEKEKKDFFNSNVELLEEACRKFDLFI, via the coding sequence ATGTCAGAGGTATATCAAAAAATGGCAGAAAAAATACCGAATATGAGCAAAGCACAAGAAAAAATAGCAAAATATATATTAGCGCACCCAAATAGTACGCCTTTTCTAACTGTTGAAAAGTTAGCTAAATTATCAGGAGTAAGCATAGCAACTGTCACGAGGTTTGTGATTTTTTTGGGATACAAAGGTTATCCTGAATTTTTAAAACATACTCAAGAATCCATGCAACAGCAAGTATCTAAAGCCAAGCGTATAAGGATTGATTCTGATTCAAGTGATAGTGAAGAAAGAGATATTTATAACATATTTGAAGATGACGTAAATAATATTAAACTGACAATGGAGGACTTAAATATATATGAATTAAGAAAGTCTGTTAATCTGCTATTAAATGCAAAAAGAATATATATAGTAGCAAGAAGAAGTTCTGCTGTACTCGGAATGTTTTTAAAATATTATCTTGATTTAATGTTTAACAACGTAAATTTAATTGAGCATATAGAGCAAATTCCAAAGCAGATTAGTGGAGTTAATAATGAAGATGTAATTATAGGGATTACCTTTGAGAAATATGCAAGAAGTACAGTAGAAATTTTTACACATCTAAAAAGAAAAGGAGCTACAACAATATCAATAACTGACAGTATGTTGTCTCCGCTTGTTCCATATTCTGATATAACTCTAACAGCTATAAGCAAGGGAACAAGGTTTATAGAATCTTTTGCTGCACCATTGAGCCTGATTAATGCTTTGATTGCATCTATTGAAAAAGAAAAGAAAGACTTTTTTAATAGTAATGTAGAATTGCTAGAGGAAGCGTGTAGAAAGTTTGATTTGTTTATTTAA
- a CDS encoding Rqc2 family fibronectin-binding protein has product MALDGIYLYSLVNNLEKSILNSKIDKINQPEKDEIILTLRKDRQNIKLLISASPRFARIHLTNSTKENPIKAPMYLMVLRKYILGGRITNVTQKDNDRILIIEIENRDELGFDSLYSLIVEIMGRHSNITLVRNRDNKVMESIKHITADINSYRVLYPGVNFIYPPSSTKLNPFSITLEELSSFTNKNSIVFDNKFYFNCFTGISNLLSNDLYYNITNHNNSPTISEIYENFNKFIYDLNQNISYNMYTNKLGIVKDFYSLKLNSLNEDYLSISYDDPNVLMDAFYEKKDKQDRLQNKSTDLQKLIHTNIDRCNKKLKILNETLSECDEKESFRIKGDLLTSYIYSIKKGDSECTLLNFYNENQEEYITISLNKTKTPAENIQYYYKKYNKLKTSEEYAKVQLKKNDEEMKYLNSVLTNILNAESYNEIDEIKNELIETGYIRFRKNNKNSKKVKTSKPNHFVSSDGIDIYVGKNNLQNDYLSLKFANKNYLWLHAKDIPGSHVIVCSFDVPDKTLEEAAIVAGYYSKGKNSLKLPIDYTKVKELKKPNGAKPGMVIYHTNKTLIVNPADFNNIFNS; this is encoded by the coding sequence ATGGCATTAGATGGTATCTACCTATATAGTTTAGTAAATAATTTAGAAAAATCAATATTAAATTCCAAAATAGATAAGATAAATCAACCTGAAAAAGATGAAATTATTCTGACTCTAAGAAAAGATCGTCAGAATATCAAACTTTTAATTTCAGCATCCCCTAGGTTTGCCAGAATACATTTAACAAATAGCACGAAAGAGAATCCTATTAAAGCTCCTATGTATTTAATGGTTCTTAGAAAATATATACTAGGTGGTAGAATTACAAATGTTACTCAAAAAGATAACGATAGAATCTTAATAATAGAAATTGAAAATAGAGACGAACTAGGATTTGATAGTTTATATTCTCTTATAGTTGAAATTATGGGACGACACTCTAATATCACACTTGTTAGAAATAGAGATAATAAAGTTATGGAATCAATAAAACATATAACTGCTGATATAAATAGTTATAGAGTATTATATCCTGGTGTTAATTTTATTTATCCCCCATCTTCTACTAAGTTAAATCCTTTTTCTATTACTTTAGAAGAACTATCCTCTTTTACAAACAAAAATTCTATTGTTTTTGATAATAAATTTTATTTTAATTGTTTCACAGGAATAAGTAATCTATTGTCTAATGATTTATATTATAACATTACAAATCATAATAATTCACCTACAATAAGTGAAATTTATGAAAATTTTAATAAATTCATTTATGATTTAAATCAAAATATCTCTTACAATATGTATACAAATAAATTAGGAATTGTAAAAGATTTTTATTCTCTAAAATTAAATTCACTAAATGAAGATTATTTATCAATTTCATATGATGATCCTAATGTATTAATGGATGCCTTTTATGAGAAGAAAGATAAACAAGATAGATTACAAAATAAATCTACTGATTTACAAAAGCTTATTCATACAAATATTGATAGATGTAATAAGAAATTAAAAATACTTAATGAAACTCTTAGTGAGTGCGATGAAAAAGAATCATTTAGAATAAAAGGTGATCTTTTAACTTCATATATTTATAGTATAAAAAAAGGTGATAGCGAATGTACTCTACTAAATTTTTATAACGAAAATCAAGAAGAATATATTACTATCTCTTTAAACAAAACCAAAACACCTGCTGAAAATATTCAGTATTATTATAAAAAATATAATAAGTTAAAGACATCTGAGGAATACGCTAAAGTTCAACTCAAGAAAAATGATGAAGAAATGAAATATTTAAATTCTGTACTTACTAATATTCTAAATGCTGAAAGCTATAATGAAATTGATGAAATAAAAAACGAACTTATTGAAACTGGATATATAAGATTTAGAAAAAACAACAAGAATTCAAAAAAGGTAAAGACTTCTAAGCCTAATCACTTTGTTTCAAGCGATGGAATTGATATTTATGTTGGTAAGAACAATCTGCAAAATGATTATCTAAGTTTAAAATTTGCAAATAAAAACTATCTGTGGCTCCATGCAAAAGATATTCCTGGATCTCATGTTATAGTTTGCTCTTTTGATGTACCAGACAAAACTCTTGAGGAAGCAGCTATAGTCGCAGGTTACTATAGTAAAGGAAAAAATTCATTAAAATTACCTATTGATTACACAAAAGTTAAAGAATTAAAAAAGCCTAATGGGGCAAAACCTGGAATGGTAATTTACCATACTAATAAAACTCTAATTGTAAACCCTGCTGACTTTAATAACATATTTAATTCATAA